TATCTCACCGTTGAATGCCGTATCTACCAGGGTATAATTTACGAATTCGGTTGTTACGCTTTCCCGAAGGGAGGGCGAGCGCGCGCGGACATTGATGAAAAGAGCAGACTGTCCCATCCTGACTAAAGGGATACCGGCGATCCAGGAGGTTTCCCCGGTCGGTGTCATGGTCAGCTCTTTTTTCCTGCCGCCGGTCTCTATAAACCAGAACGAAGGGAGCGAAGCCAGAGGCCCGGAAGCGGTCAGAAAAATCACTGCCCGGTCATGGAGAAACTTCACATTCAGATTGATTACTCTTTTGTCTTGTGAGTTTTGGGAGAGAGGATCGTACCGGAGTATGCAGGGGAGAGACCTTGAAGTATCGCGGGCAATCAGAAAGACCTTGCAGGTCATGGGGTTATCGCCCATCGATTCACGGATATCGCATTCCTTTTCCCCTGCCGGGATGGAACGGTCAAGTTTCCAGACAGCGCCGTTCCTTTTCCATATTTCCACACGATCCAGAACATCCGCGGAGTGTTTTCCCCCCACCCGCAGTATCCCTCCCGGCATGAACTCGCAGGCGGTAAAAACGGGCCTCGCTCCATAGACGACGGTAAGAGTCTTTTCTGCATGGTTGCCTGAAAAATCCGCAGCTTCCACACGGAGGATATGCTGTTTGGCCGGGAAGGAAGGAAATATGAAAAGTAACCCATCTCCCCGGTAGAACTCAAGAGGATTTCCATCCCGCCGGAACAAGGCCGATAGAATTCCCCGTGCGCCGTATGAATCTCCGGAAAGGTAATCGAGCCCGCCGTAACTGTTTTCTTGAGCCAGGAGCCGGTCGTAGGTTTTGGAAAAAACCATAGTGGAATCTACTGTGAGAGAAGCGCTGTAGATGCCCGTGTGGACTAGCGATTCGCCGAGCCGATCGGAAAAAGCGGCGACGACGCCGATTCTCCCGGTAAGATGCAATTTCTCCCCGGAGCGGGGATTATATCGTACCGGCAGAGGAGAGCTGTCAACAGAGCTGTTCCGGTCGAGCGGTACCAGGAGCACATCTCCTATCTCCGGCGGAACTGAATCTGTCGTTGTAAGCCCCTGGCCCAGGATATTCAGGAGGGTGTCATCGCTGTCCTTGAGCTCCATGTGCAGGTGCGGAGTGCTGTTGCCGCTGTTTCCCGACCAGCAGATAACCTCTCCCTTCCGGGCGCGGAGCTCCTGAGGTTTCAGGGTCAGCTCCACATCCCAGGAATGCTCTTTTTCCCGAAGGTCTTCCAGGCGTTCCTCGATAACCGGCAGGAATCGGGACAGATGGGCAAACACTACCGTTTTACCGCTGTCCAGGGTGAAACAGAGCATTTTACCGTATCCGAACGGTGAAGTGGCCGCTTTGGAAATGAAACCTTCGGAAGGAG
This region of Candidatus Latescibacter sp. genomic DNA includes:
- a CDS encoding M23 family metallopeptidase; translation: MRSHLFLLLFCIGSLNTVSFSLAEDFIWPIDAKEIITSTFAEPRPGRFHFGVDFTSDGVIGKRVYAPSEGFISKAATSPFGYGKMLCFTLDSGKTVVFAHLSRFLPVIEERLEDLREKEHSWDVELTLKPQELRARKGEVICWSGNSGNSTPHLHMELKDSDDTLLNILGQGLTTTDSVPPEIGDVLLVPLDRNSSVDSSPLPVRYNPRSGEKLHLTGRIGVVAAFSDRLGESLVHTGIYSASLTVDSTMVFSKTYDRLLAQENSYGGLDYLSGDSYGARGILSALFRRDGNPLEFYRGDGLLFIFPSFPAKQHILRVEAADFSGNHAEKTLTVVYGARPVFTACEFMPGGILRVGGKHSADVLDRVEIWKRNGAVWKLDRSIPAGEKECDIRESMGDNPMTCKVFLIARDTSRSLPCILRYDPLSQNSQDKRVINLNVKFLHDRAVIFLTASGPLASLPSFWFIETGGRKKELTMTPTGETSWIAGIPLVRMGQSALFINVRARSPSLRESVTTEFVNYTLVDTAFNGEICSSDSSFSLRVSPGAVYRPVPVKVTKAETDTPEGFTVISPVYRVQWGDEPIKSSAAVTFRLSEEPPADALIYAGGDRGRWHCLSGQIRGKNFSARFKGSGCVAVLVDSIAPVVLAVSPRPGSLLTARRPEIAVRVRDNESGLAGSDSISLTVDSQPVYGEYMPASDLVRYMMRKNLPSGRHEVQAKATDRAGNTKSIAWQFTVR